Proteins from a genomic interval of Bradyrhizobium sp. CCGB01:
- a CDS encoding muconate cycloisomerase family protein, translating to MTEATIERIRLFLIESPIKMARLQGVGNVKGTVKRVLLELTSSDGVVGWGEAAPWEVFTGTPEAAFSALDIYLRPIVLGKPVRRIRALMAELDRALVGHAEAKVAIEMALLDIVGKSSGLSVADLLGGRVRDTIPLSFSIADPDFAADLERMRKMVPDGNVIYKVKTGVKPHREDLDHLEAIRKEFGDKVDLRVDYNQALAPFGAIKILRDVEEFAPTFIEQPVPRKYLDVMAQLTAALETPVLADESCFDRRDMMEVVRREAADAVSIKLMKAGGLFEAQAIMAIADIAGLPGYGGTLWEGGIGLAAGTQLIAATPGISLGCEFYMPHHVLTEDVLEERVANRAGHVVVPDGPGLGIRVSEASIRANARVIAEA from the coding sequence ATGACCGAAGCGACCATCGAACGCATCAGGCTGTTCCTGATCGAGAGCCCGATCAAGATGGCGCGCCTGCAGGGCGTCGGCAACGTCAAGGGCACGGTGAAGCGCGTGCTGCTCGAGCTGACGTCCAGCGACGGCGTGGTCGGCTGGGGCGAGGCGGCGCCGTGGGAGGTGTTCACGGGAACGCCGGAAGCGGCGTTCTCCGCGCTCGATATCTATCTGCGGCCGATCGTGCTCGGCAAACCGGTGCGCCGCATCCGCGCGCTGATGGCCGAGCTCGACCGTGCGCTGGTCGGCCATGCCGAGGCCAAGGTCGCGATCGAGATGGCGCTGCTCGACATCGTCGGCAAATCGTCGGGGTTGTCGGTCGCGGACCTGCTCGGCGGCCGCGTGCGCGACACGATCCCGCTGTCGTTCTCGATCGCCGATCCGGATTTCGCCGCCGATCTCGAGCGCATGCGAAAAATGGTTCCCGACGGCAACGTCATCTACAAGGTCAAGACCGGCGTGAAGCCGCATCGCGAGGACCTCGATCATCTCGAAGCGATCCGCAAGGAGTTCGGCGACAAGGTCGATCTGCGCGTCGACTACAACCAGGCGCTGGCGCCGTTCGGCGCCATCAAGATCCTGCGCGATGTCGAGGAGTTCGCACCGACCTTCATCGAGCAGCCGGTGCCGCGCAAATACCTCGACGTGATGGCGCAGCTCACCGCAGCGCTGGAGACGCCCGTGCTCGCCGACGAAAGCTGCTTCGACCGCCGCGACATGATGGAGGTGGTGCGCCGCGAGGCCGCCGATGCCGTCTCGATCAAGCTGATGAAGGCCGGCGGCTTGTTCGAGGCGCAGGCGATCATGGCGATCGCCGACATCGCCGGCCTGCCCGGCTATGGCGGCACGCTGTGGGAAGGCGGCATTGGCCTGGCCGCCGGCACGCAGCTGATCGCGGCAACGCCGGGCATCTCGCTCGGCTGCGAATTCTACATGCCGCATCACGTGCTGACCGAGGACGTGCTGGAGGAGCGCGTCGCCAACCGCGCCGGTCATGTGGTCGTGCCG